In Malus sylvestris chromosome 15, drMalSylv7.2, whole genome shotgun sequence, a single genomic region encodes these proteins:
- the LOC126605214 gene encoding eukaryotic translation initiation factor 5A-2-like, whose amino-acid sequence MSDEEHQFESKADAGASKTYPQQAGTIRKNGYIVIKARPCKVVEVSTSKTGKHGHAKCHFVAIDIFNGKKLEDIVPSSHNCDVPHVNRTDYQLIDISEDGFVSLLTENGNTKDDLRLPTDDSLLTQIKDGFNDGKDLVVTVMSAMGEEQICALKDIGPKN is encoded by the exons ATGTCGGACGAGGAGCACCAGTTCGAATCCAAGGCCGACGCCGGCGCATCTAAGACCTATCCCCAGCAGGCTGGTACCATCCGCAAGAATGGCTACATCGTCATCAAGGCCAGACCTTGCAAG GTTGTTGAAGTCTCCACCTCCAAAACTGGAAAGCACGGTCACGCTAAGTGTCACTTTGTGgcaattgatattttcaatggAAAGAAGCTTGAAGATATTGTTCCTTCGTCCCACAATTGTGAT GTTCCCCATGTCAACCGTACTGACTACCAGCTGATTGATATCTCTGAGGATGGCTTT GTGAGTCTTTTGACTGAAAATGGAAACACCAAGGATGATCTGAGGCTTCCCACTGACGACAGTCTGCTTACCCAG ATCAAGGACGGGTTTAATGATGGAAAGGATCTTGTGGTGACCGTCATGTCTGCCATGGGTGAGGAGCAGATCTGTGCCCTCAAGGACATTGGTCCGAAGAATTAA